One part of the Prunus persica cultivar Lovell chromosome G5, Prunus_persica_NCBIv2, whole genome shotgun sequence genome encodes these proteins:
- the LOC18775739 gene encoding NAC domain-containing protein 83, whose amino-acid sequence MVARHSSSQLTEAIKNQEKGFHFCFCFCFSTMDKFNFVRNGMIRLPPGFRFQPTDEELVFQYLRCKVFSCPLPASIIPEVNVCMYDPWDLPGDLEQERYFFSNKESKYRNGSRANRVTSSGYWKATGTDKKIVSSRRNHIVGKKKTLVFYRGKAPNGCKTDWVMHEYCLVNAETTASINTAENALNEKENWVLCRIFSKKRSCKTDDEEGIRVNNAEMVHAPQTNNNQSPVSSSSSCSSSSGITEVTSSSEAGDEEEISGCTKF is encoded by the exons ATGGTTGCTCGGCATTCCTCATCTCAGTTGACAGAGGCCATTAAGAATCAAGAAAAAggctttcatttttgtttttgtttttgtttttcaacaaTGGACAAGTTCAACTTTGTTAGAAATGGGATGATCAGATTGCCTCCTGGTTTTCGTTTCCAGCCTACAGATGAAGAGCTGGTCTTTCAGTACCTAAGATGCAAAGTCTTTTCATGCCCTCTGCCTGCTTCAATAATTCCTGAGGTCAATGTTTGCATGTATGATCCGTGGGATTTGCCAG GTGATTTGGAGCAAGAGAGATATTTCTTCAGCAACAAGGAATCAAAATACAGGAATGGGAGCAGAGCCAACAGGGTGACAAGTTCTGGTTATTGGAAAGCAACCGGCACTGATAAAAAGATTGTATCTTCAAGGAGGAACCATATTGTGGGGAAGAAAAAGACTCTTGTTTTCTACAGAGGAAAGGCTCCAAATGGTTGTAAAACAGATTGGGTCATGCATGAGTATTGCCTTGTCAATGCAGAAACTACAGCCTCCATCAACACAGCCGAG AATGCTTTAAACGAGAAAGAAAATTGGGTTCTGTGTCGAATATTTTCGAAGAAAAGAAGTTGTAAGACTGATGATGAGGAAGGCATCAGAGTTAACAATGCTGAAATGGTTCATGCACCTCAGACTAATAATAATCAAAGTCCtgtgtcttcttcttcatcgtGCTCAAGTTCTAGTGGGATTACAGAAGTAACTTCTTCAAGTGAAGCaggtgatgaagaagaaatcagTGGGTGCACTAAGTTTTGA
- the LOC18777957 gene encoding mitochondrial import inner membrane translocase subunit TIM8: protein MDPSSMNNPELLQFINQEKERAMVNEMVGKLTNVCWDKCITGTPGSKFSSSESACLANCARRYLDMSMIIMKRFQNMQ from the exons ATGGATCCTTCATCAATGAACAACCCTGAGCTCCTTCAGTTCATCAAC CAAGAGAAGGAAAGAGCAATGGTGAACGAGATGGTGGGAAAGCTTACAAATGTATGCTGGGACAAGTGCATCACTGGTACGCCCGGGAGCAAGTTCAGTTCCAGTGAATCAGCTTGCCTTGCGAACTGCGCCCGCCGTTATTTGGATATGAGTATGATTATTATGAAGCGTTTTCAGAACATGCAATGA
- the LOC18776638 gene encoding probable protein S-acyltransferase 7, which produces MNAEPHHRLRASPAGAADAAGLVRTYKTWKGSNRFLLGGRLIFGPDVRSLPLTVFLIVVPVAVFCGLVARKLIDHLGISVIVAVCVLTLLALVLLLLTSVRDPGIVPRNVHPPEPEDYDASIEGGSNETQQSRFPRMKEVVINGIIVKIKYCDTCMLYRPPRCSHCSICNNCVQRFDHHCPWVGQCIGLRNYRFFFMFVFSATLLCVYVQGFCWVYVVRIMHSEDISIWKALIKTPASIALIIYSFIAFWFVGGLTMFHSYLISTNQSTYENFRYRYDGRDNPFNRGTIENFMEIFCTKIPPSRNNFREKIPKDPPVLPTPIDANFVNPVMGKAMSDIEMGRKPLWNEASAELGDYSNDDGVNKDPRSSEADASQDLSGTLPTESTERHVASHPRRSSWGRRSGSLDISPEVLAMAAGVGDSRRVTDGINGNFRTQTEQSQISS; this is translated from the exons ATGAATGCTGAGCCACATCACCGCCTCCGGGCCTCCCCTGCCGGAGCTGCCGATGCAGCAGGGCTGGTCAGAACTTACAAGACCTGGAAAGGCAGCAAT AGATTTTTACTTGGTGGAAGGCTTATATTCGGACCCGATGTGAGATCTCTTCCGTTAACGGTATTCCTCATTGTTGTCCCTGTTGCAGTTTTCTGTGGCCTTGTAGCAAGAAAACTCATTGATCATTTGGGAATTTCAGTAATTGTTGCTGTTTGTGTACTGACACTACTT GCTTTGGTTCTTCTTCTACTAACCTCAGTAAGAGATCCTGGTATAGTACCTCGTAATGTTCACCCTCCAGAGCCAGAAGATTATGATGCGAGCATAGAGGGTGGGTCTAATGAAACACAACAGTCGCGTTTTCCACGAATGAAGGAAGTAGTTATCAATGGTATAATTGTGAAGATCAAGTACTGTGACACCTGCATGCTTTACAGACCTCCTCGTTGTTCTCACTGCTCAATATGCAATAACTGTGTGCAGCGATTTGACCACCACTGCCCTTGGGTTGGCCAGTGCATTGGATTG CGAAACTACAGGTTCTTCTTCATGTTTGTCTTCTCTGCAACTCTTCTTTGTGTATATGTACAAGGGTTTTGCTGGGTCTACGTCGTGAGGATCATGCACAGTGAAGATATATCGATTTGGAAAGCACTAATTAAGACTCCTGCCTCCATTGCGCTCATAATTTACAGTTTCATTGCCTTCTGGTTTGTTGGTGGCCTTACTATGTTCCACTCATATCTCATCAGTACAAACCAG TCTacttatgaaaattttagataCCGGTATGATGGACGAGACAACCCATTCAACAGAGGGACAATTGAGAACTTCATGGAGATATTCTGCACTAAAATTCCTCCATCCAGGAACAATTTCAgggaaaaaattccaaaagatCCTCCAGTTCTTCCTACACCAATTGACGCCAATTTTGTCAATCCTGTCATGGGGAAAGCCATGAGTGACATAGAGATGGGGAGGAAACCATTATGGAATGAGGCTTCAGCAGAGTTGGGTGATTATAGCAATGATGATGGAGTAAACAAGGACCCTCGATCGAGTGAGGCTGATGCGTCCCAGGATTTAAGCGGGACCCTTCCAACAGAGAGCACAGAGAGACATGTTGCCTCACATCCCAGGCGTTCTAGCTGGGGAAGGAGGAGTGGAAGTTTAGATATATCACCTGAAGTTCTTGCTATGGCAGCTGGAGTTGGGGACTCAAGACGGGTAACTGATGGAATCAATGGCAACTTTAGAACACAGACTGAACAATCTCAGATAAGTTCATAA